In Streptomyces hawaiiensis, one genomic interval encodes:
- a CDS encoding ATP-dependent DNA ligase: MDLPVMPPVLPMLAKSVAAIPSGMQYEAKWDGFRAIVFRDGDEVELGSRTGKSLTRYFPELVTAVRERLPQRCVVDGEIVIAREGHLDFDALTERIHPADSRVRTLAERTPASLVVFDLLALGDESLMDVPLTERRERLAGELSEVRAPVHLAPATTDIEVARQWFEEYEGAGLDGVIAKPLSVRYRPDERVMFKIKHERTADVVVAGYRLHKSGPVVGSLLLGLYDDGGTLQHVGVSAAFTMKRRAELVQELEPLRLDDVAGHPWAAWSEEAAHEKARLPGAPSRWSGRKDLSWVPLRPDRVAEVAYDHMENGQRFRHTARFRRWRPDRTPESCTYAQLEEPVRYDLAEILGV, encoded by the coding sequence ATGGATCTGCCGGTGATGCCCCCTGTCCTGCCGATGCTCGCCAAGTCGGTGGCGGCGATCCCCTCGGGCATGCAGTACGAGGCGAAGTGGGACGGGTTCCGGGCGATCGTGTTCCGTGACGGGGACGAGGTCGAGCTGGGCAGCCGTACGGGAAAGTCTCTGACCAGGTACTTCCCCGAGCTGGTGACGGCGGTGCGGGAGCGGTTGCCGCAGCGGTGCGTGGTGGACGGGGAGATCGTGATCGCGCGGGAGGGGCATCTGGACTTCGACGCGCTGACGGAGCGGATCCACCCGGCGGACTCGCGGGTGCGGACGCTGGCCGAGCGGACACCGGCCTCGCTCGTCGTGTTCGATCTGCTGGCGCTGGGCGACGAGTCACTGATGGACGTCCCGCTGACCGAGCGGCGGGAGCGGCTGGCGGGGGAGCTGTCCGAGGTGCGGGCGCCGGTGCACCTGGCCCCGGCGACCACCGATATCGAGGTGGCGCGGCAGTGGTTCGAGGAGTACGAAGGGGCCGGTCTCGACGGAGTCATCGCCAAGCCGCTGAGCGTGCGCTACCGGCCGGACGAGCGCGTCATGTTCAAGATCAAGCACGAGCGGACGGCGGATGTCGTGGTCGCGGGGTACCGCCTGCACAAGAGCGGCCCGGTCGTGGGCTCGCTGCTGCTCGGCCTGTACGACGACGGCGGGACCCTCCAGCACGTGGGTGTCTCCGCCGCCTTCACGATGAAGCGGCGTGCGGAGCTGGTTCAGGAACTGGAGCCGCTGCGCCTGGACGACGTGGCGGGGCATCCGTGGGCGGCCTGGTCCGAGGAGGCCGCCCACGAGAAGGCCCGGCTGCCGGGGGCGCCGAGCCGCTGGTCGGGCCGCAAGGACCTGTCGTGGGTGCCGCTCAGGCCGGACCGGGTGGCCGAGGTGGCGTACGACCACATGGAGAACGGGCAGCGCTTCCGGCACACGGCCCGTTTCCGCCGCTGGCGCCCGGACCGGACCCCCGAGAGCTGCACGTACGCCCAGCTGGAGGAGCCGGTCCGCTACGACCTGGCGGAGATTCTCGGCGTCTAG
- the ligD gene encoding non-homologous end-joining DNA ligase, which produces MGDAVELEVGGRTVRLSSPDKMFFPERGFTKLDLARYYIAVGPGILRALRDRPTTLERYPEGMNGENFFQKRAPKNMPDWIPTAHITFPSGRSADEMCPTEVGAVVWAAQFGTLTFHPWPVRRDDVDSPDELRIDLDPQPGTDYDDAARAAHELRAVLDEFGGLRGFPKTSGGRGLHVFVPIEARWTFTQVRRAAIAVGREMERRMPEHVTIKWWKEERGERIFLDYNQTARDRTIASAYSVRPRPHAPVSAPLRWDEVGIAHPQDFDLATMPARFAELGDVHADMDDHRYSLEALLDLARRDEHDHGLGDLPYPPEYPKMPGEPRRVQPSRARKEKEPPTAP; this is translated from the coding sequence ATGGGTGACGCGGTGGAACTGGAGGTGGGCGGCCGGACCGTACGGCTGTCCAGCCCGGACAAGATGTTCTTCCCGGAGCGCGGCTTCACCAAGCTGGACCTCGCCCGCTACTACATCGCCGTCGGCCCCGGCATCCTGCGCGCCCTGCGCGACCGGCCGACCACCCTGGAGCGCTACCCGGAAGGCATGAACGGTGAGAACTTCTTCCAGAAGCGGGCGCCGAAGAACATGCCCGACTGGATCCCGACCGCGCACATCACCTTCCCCAGCGGCCGCAGCGCCGACGAGATGTGCCCCACCGAGGTCGGTGCCGTGGTGTGGGCCGCCCAGTTCGGCACCCTCACCTTCCACCCCTGGCCGGTCCGCCGCGACGACGTCGACAGCCCCGACGAACTGCGCATCGACCTCGACCCGCAGCCCGGCACCGACTACGACGACGCCGCCCGCGCCGCCCACGAACTACGGGCGGTCCTCGACGAGTTCGGCGGACTGCGGGGCTTCCCCAAGACGTCCGGCGGCCGGGGTCTGCACGTCTTCGTGCCCATCGAGGCGCGCTGGACCTTCACCCAGGTCCGGCGTGCCGCCATCGCCGTCGGCCGGGAGATGGAACGGCGGATGCCCGAGCACGTGACCATCAAGTGGTGGAAGGAGGAACGGGGCGAGCGCATCTTCCTGGACTACAACCAGACGGCACGCGACCGCACGATCGCCTCCGCCTACTCCGTACGCCCCCGCCCGCACGCCCCGGTCTCCGCGCCCCTGCGCTGGGACGAGGTCGGGATCGCGCACCCCCAGGACTTCGACCTCGCGACCATGCCCGCGCGCTTCGCCGAACTCGGCGACGTGCACGCGGACATGGACGACCATCGCTACTCCCTGGAAGCCCTGCTCGACCTCGCCCGCCGCGACGAACACGACCACGGGCTGGGCGACCTGCCGTACCCGCCCGAGTATCCGAAGATGCCGGGAGAGCCCAGACGGGTACAGCCGAGCAGGGCCCGCAAGGAGAAGGAGCCTCCTACAGCTCCTTGA
- a CDS encoding OmpL47-type beta-barrel domain-containing protein translates to MMLGVQALPAAGQPEKEAADQVLTWTADNDIDKYLSAPKTAVAGTATIVFENSVATGNTTGMPHTLTFVTSDPEFNDDVQLNILANPNDAQGGKHTAQVTLTPGRYFYHCTIPGHGQMQGILTVTEGTGEDTNAPEASAHVSGTQNTQGQYVGSASVALHATDEGGSGVERIEYAIGDTGAWQPYTAPVVVDQVGGHKVRYRAFDKAGNVSAERSAEFTVVAPQSDDTTAPETSATVSGERDADGAYIDMATVTVSASDTGSGVNTIEYAVGSGGWQTYTAPVMVHEVGTHTVRYRATDKAGNVASEKRVEFKVVAAPPQDTTPPVTGVSVEGAKNSDGAYLNSARVTVTATDAHGSGVETIEYSLDGGPYLAYTAPVVVDRAGAHTVAYRATDKAGNTAAARTVTFTVVSGQVPAPDCPEYDERLTVIVGEVDSGVRNRVTDNRCRIGELIEDEKEWTSQALFLKHVNSVLDALLKEGVIDQRESRAIRKAARQSGIGKPGQTEGYRALFDGSAESLAKWQQVGGGSFGLNPDGTITSGTTTPGMGMLWFPQRKYGDFSLKLQWRDDAPGTGNANSGVFVRFPWVHDHPEESRPEWVAIKYGHEVQVLDRPDGDMYKTGSVYGFDRVGLAGAGVTQKGTWNDYEIRVEGQHYSVFRNGVLINEFDNTGGQEFSPPRSDDPGTDGRRFASGHIGLQVHGTTDVVSYRDIRIKEL, encoded by the coding sequence ATGATGCTCGGCGTGCAGGCGCTGCCCGCCGCCGGGCAGCCCGAGAAGGAGGCCGCCGACCAGGTGCTCACCTGGACGGCCGACAACGACATCGACAAGTACCTCTCGGCCCCGAAGACGGCGGTCGCCGGGACCGCCACGATCGTCTTCGAGAACAGCGTGGCCACCGGCAACACCACGGGCATGCCGCACACACTGACGTTCGTGACCAGCGATCCCGAGTTCAACGACGACGTGCAACTCAACATCCTGGCGAACCCGAACGACGCCCAGGGCGGCAAGCACACCGCCCAGGTCACGCTCACACCCGGCCGGTACTTCTACCACTGCACGATCCCCGGCCACGGCCAGATGCAGGGCATCCTCACGGTGACCGAGGGCACCGGCGAGGACACCAACGCGCCCGAGGCGTCGGCGCACGTGAGCGGCACGCAGAACACGCAGGGCCAGTACGTCGGTTCGGCGAGCGTGGCGCTGCACGCCACCGACGAGGGCGGCTCCGGCGTCGAGAGGATCGAGTACGCGATCGGCGACACGGGTGCCTGGCAGCCGTACACCGCGCCGGTCGTCGTCGATCAGGTCGGCGGTCACAAGGTCCGCTACCGGGCGTTCGACAAGGCGGGGAACGTCTCCGCCGAGCGGAGCGCCGAGTTCACGGTCGTGGCGCCCCAGTCGGACGACACCACCGCGCCGGAGACCTCGGCGACGGTGAGCGGTGAACGCGACGCCGACGGGGCGTACATCGACATGGCGACGGTCACCGTCTCGGCCTCCGACACGGGTTCCGGGGTCAACACGATCGAGTACGCGGTCGGCTCCGGCGGGTGGCAGACGTACACCGCGCCCGTGATGGTGCACGAGGTGGGCACGCACACCGTCCGCTACCGCGCCACCGACAAGGCGGGCAACGTGGCGTCCGAGAAGAGGGTGGAGTTCAAGGTCGTCGCGGCGCCGCCGCAGGACACCACCCCGCCGGTGACGGGCGTGAGTGTGGAGGGCGCGAAGAACTCCGACGGGGCGTACCTCAACAGCGCCCGGGTGACCGTCACGGCGACCGACGCGCACGGCTCGGGCGTCGAGACGATCGAGTACTCGCTCGACGGTGGACCGTACCTGGCCTACACGGCGCCGGTGGTGGTGGACCGGGCGGGCGCGCACACCGTGGCGTACCGGGCGACGGACAAGGCGGGCAACACGGCGGCGGCCCGGACGGTGACCTTCACGGTCGTCTCCGGACAGGTCCCGGCACCGGACTGCCCGGAGTACGACGAGCGGTTGACGGTGATCGTCGGCGAGGTCGACTCCGGGGTGCGCAACCGGGTGACCGACAACCGGTGCCGGATCGGCGAGCTGATCGAGGACGAGAAGGAGTGGACGTCCCAGGCGCTGTTCCTCAAGCACGTGAACTCCGTCCTGGACGCGCTGCTGAAGGAAGGCGTGATCGACCAGCGGGAGTCCAGGGCGATCCGGAAGGCGGCCCGCCAGTCGGGCATCGGCAAGCCGGGTCAGACCGAGGGCTACCGTGCGCTCTTCGACGGCAGTGCGGAGTCCCTCGCCAAGTGGCAGCAGGTGGGCGGCGGTTCGTTCGGCCTGAACCCGGACGGGACGATCACCTCCGGCACCACGACACCGGGCATGGGCATGCTGTGGTTCCCGCAGCGCAAGTACGGCGACTTCTCGCTGAAGCTCCAGTGGCGTGACGACGCACCGGGCACCGGCAACGCCAACTCGGGTGTCTTCGTGCGCTTCCCGTGGGTCCACGACCATCCGGAGGAGTCCCGCCCGGAGTGGGTCGCCATCAAGTACGGGCACGAGGTGCAGGTGCTCGACCGGCCCGACGGCGACATGTACAAGACGGGGTCGGTCTACGGCTTCGACCGTGTCGGTCTCGCCGGCGCGGGCGTGACGCAGAAGGGCACCTGGAACGACTACGAGATCCGCGTGGAGGGCCAGCACTACTCGGTGTTCCGCAACGGTGTGCTGATCAACGAGTTCGACAACACCGGCGGCCAGGAGTTCAGCCCGCCCCGCTCGGACGACCCGGGCACGGACGGGCGGCGGTTCGCCTCCGGCCACATCGGGCTCCAGGTGCACGGCACGACGGATGTGGTCTCGTACCGGGACATCCGGATCAAGGAGCTGTAG